Proteins encoded together in one Miscanthus floridulus cultivar M001 chromosome 16, ASM1932011v1, whole genome shotgun sequence window:
- the LOC136512035 gene encoding uncharacterized protein isoform X2, producing MARNPGCTVFIGNLDDKVPERVLYEILIQISGQDKPSSNGNIPVTPRLNSVPQPKQPQPMRSSDTPLPQHTAVNGRSAGYGILPNHSYDTHSQAPDSSGLPSRGLSNGTYEYSRRVFGSVLNDVSRRATREPVPYPSY from the exons atggcgaggaACCCGGGCTGCACCGTCTTCATAG GTAACTTGGATGACAAGGTTCCTGAGAGGGTTCTGTACGAAATTCTTATTCAG ATCTCTGGGCAAGACAAACCCTCATCAAATGGCAATATCCCTGTAACTCCTAGGTTAAACTCTGTACCACAGCCAAAGCAACCTCAACCTATGAGGTCTAGTGATACTCCTTTGCCACAGCATACAGCTGTGAATGGCAGGAGTGCTGGTTATGGTATCTTACCAAATCATTCATACGACACACACTCTCAAG CACCGGATTCAAGTGGGTTACCGAGTAGAGGACTAAGCAACGGTACGTATGAATATAGTAGACGTGTATTTGGTTCTGTTCTGAATGATGTTAGCCGTCGAGCTACCAGGGAACCAGTTCCATACCCGTCCTACTAG
- the LOC136512035 gene encoding spliceosome-associated protein 49-like isoform X1, which produces MARNPGCTVFIGNLDDKVPERVLYEILIQVGRVVDLHIPRDKETSRPKGYAFAEYETEEIAQYAIKLFSGLVRLQNKTLRFAISGQDKPSSNGNIPVTPRLNSVPQPKQPQPMRSSDTPLPQHTAVNGRSAGYGILPNHSYDTHSQAPDSSGLPSRGLSNGTYEYSRRVFGSVLNDVSRRATREPVPYPSY; this is translated from the exons atggcgaggaACCCGGGCTGCACCGTCTTCATAG GTAACTTGGATGACAAGGTTCCTGAGAGGGTTCTGTACGAAATTCTTATTCAGGTAGGTCGTGTTGTAGACCTACACATACCTCGTGACAAGGAAACTAGCCGACCAAAAGGTTATGCTTTTGCTGAGTATGAAACAGAGGAGATTGCCCAGTATGCCATTAAGCTATTTTCTGGCCTTGTGCGACTTCAAAATAAAACACTTAGATTTGCG ATCTCTGGGCAAGACAAACCCTCATCAAATGGCAATATCCCTGTAACTCCTAGGTTAAACTCTGTACCACAGCCAAAGCAACCTCAACCTATGAGGTCTAGTGATACTCCTTTGCCACAGCATACAGCTGTGAATGGCAGGAGTGCTGGTTATGGTATCTTACCAAATCATTCATACGACACACACTCTCAAG CACCGGATTCAAGTGGGTTACCGAGTAGAGGACTAAGCAACGGTACGTATGAATATAGTAGACGTGTATTTGGTTCTGTTCTGAATGATGTTAGCCGTCGAGCTACCAGGGAACCAGTTCCATACCCGTCCTACTAG